The proteins below come from a single Oncorhynchus keta strain PuntledgeMale-10-30-2019 chromosome 1, Oket_V2, whole genome shotgun sequence genomic window:
- the prx gene encoding neuroblast differentiation-associated protein AHNAK isoform X1, whose protein sequence is MDSSTDAQAVEEAASEVVEVVLETEAEAGASGYSVTGGGERGLFIKDVLKDSTAAKHLSLQQGDQLLSARVYFDNVKYEDALKILQCAEPYKVSFFLKRTITGADVTMHPGTTSLELKGPKTKMQKMSVKSIKPFKAKKKKGGRFGLKRLKENKKGSTGAELEMDGSPSKVELNPIDVEFAFPKFKLGKDGKAEGAEQHGGVGATGRKKRTITCSRMNANGAEVATGEVDITEPAGQADVSLPVVPGAKVKVKGKGHRFGIHFPKTKKTKSDTALSGGSLDLKPPGVKFTPPSVEFSLPSGNKDVDLQKREVKVKEGSKLMHREVELSLGLPSACHSDEIDGEIKAKGLAEGVEGSTALSGIKMPVIDISAPNIDLQLDTRRTVPDEIEGPFFKGPNISMPKTDIALPKIGSSNMDIEGPEKGGKTCLPIVDISLPKMIPAEANVDVEGHIGKGGKFKTPTFDVSLPKFKSPEEHTNIEGPEVKGEFNMPKVDLLRPKGKAEGEVDIEGYLGKGGQFQMPTFDISLPKMKSSERERNVEGPEVKGGKMKMPCIDISLPEGKTEGNINIEGHSGKGGKFKMPSCDISPPKMKGDASLEGPELKGGKFEMPPLDISLAKGKTEGEVNIDANVGKEGKFSLPKIRLPKGDMKIEGSDVKGITFHMPTVDCSLPTGTTEGDMSVEGDASKGGKSHKPSFDISAPRVKLPEGKAKVEGPEIKGGKVEMPKMDVSLPKGNTAGEVNIEGHVSKGGKFKMPTFGISFPKLKSPEGKVNTEGPEVKGGKFKMPTIGISLPKGKSEGDINVEGGSEAGGKFHMPTCDISLPEMKSPDADTSLEGPEVKGGKCHMPTIDLSLPKGKGAIDTEGHSGKGGKFQMPAFDISLPKMKTPDGEVSLEVPEVKGVNINMPTMNISLPKGKMEGEAKGHASKGGKLHMPSIDISLPKMKLPEGEVKVEGPEAKGGNIEMPSTDISLPKGKMEGGIDIEGHSGKGGRFHMPTFDVSLPKMKSLEPDVSLAGPDAKGGKFHMPTMDFSLPKEKGEIDTQGHSGKGGKFQMPALDISHPKMKTPEGEVSLEGPDVKGGKFKMPKIDISLPKGKTEGGIDIEGHLGGKGKFHMPTCDMSLPKMKSNDGDMKLEGPEVKGSKIHMPKIDNSLPKGKAECDIQVDGHGGKGGKFQMPSIDISLPKMKLLEGEVKVEGPEAKDGKFEIPTIDISLQKGKAEGEIDMEGHSGKGGKFHMPKFDVSLPKMKLPEGDIKLDGPEGKGNKIQLPNIDISLPKGKTEGDIEVEGHGGKGGKFHMPSIDISLPKMKLPEGEVKVEGPEAKGGNIEMPPIDISLPKGKMEGGIDIEVHSGKGGRFHMPTVDVSLPKMKSLEPDVSLEGPDVKGGKFEMPKIDILLPKGKTEGETDIEEHSGSGGKFHMTSFDVSLPKMKHPVGDVKEGLEVKGGKFKMPKIEAEVRSGVKLPTVKLPTVDVSAPKVDLDSGLSKSEGDDREETELQKAEGERPSSGSSSDMPDISLKMPRFSLPKFGGKSSGDVNLEGYGTEDDIDISPPRTDGEGRPASAEIRGEGKIEGKLKKPKMKMPMFGISKKDVSIASPDVEIKTQKGKVDIPKPGISVEHPEDKANRKYRLKFPKFKKSSPKGKLPEGEIDVSMDSGMEGKGGIHAPDDTNKMPKFSMPGFGSQEIDFDSSGPNAELDVTGKVKIPSVEISLPAAKKSEQEVLLPKAEVDVSEADIRGYEGNLKIPEMPTIDVSAPQIDLDVTLPKIKHETKIEGGGGKFKMPNIKMPDIDLSLPKEKTGNIDASKVEIEGRGGKFKMPVIKMPKVDISLPIGRHRAMDVSTVEIEGEGVKFKMPHMEMPNVDISLTKGKSGGIEGPEMEIEGGGGNVKMPHMKMPVVDLSLPKGKYGDISAPEMEMEGGGKLKMPHMKIPTVDLSLPKGKSGDKSAPEIEMEGGRGTFKMPHIKMPNIDVSLPKGKSGEIEGPEVEIEGEGGKSKMPHMKMPNVDISIPKGKSGEVKGPEVEMDGDGGKFKMPHMKMPNVDISLSRGETGEIEAPEMEIQSEGGKFKLPKVDISLPKGKYGEIRAPEMEVKGGNFKMPHMKMPNIAISLPKGKSGDVNAPELEMDGEGGRYKMPEIKLSNIDITMPKGNSGDIDAEIKQPNAEAEGKIKMPLIGLPKFTTPDLDLDMNVGNPNHGAEVHGKSSDKTGSHSEGDHKTKIKMPTIDIECPKGDLELDIGFHKAEGKKDRKIIELPDLDLKTSGTKGKGPKVKSTKFKIGLPKMKNTGDQSLDATTKKTGKENEGASGRFMIKKTKHGKGADVAADAKAVGSVLPNISLPDVGFSVSKGASQEDEGHGPEMSAKLPKFKLPNVEISGPSMTGQGVAQINSGQQENKDGIKFQMPKVTLPSGGLKSKQGSAEPIGTDAGTENGFTLPNLGIKVLKIPDIDFDIGASQAEDHGADTSTRQKIKIPKFGVALPAMSSPEARVHLKDPEVEYEGPKMPKVKKAVFVLVNPQTDHSTMSTMCEASVESGEAKIRMPKIKMKPSFGKSGSKEKSVALSIEGDVDRDDKSKGAKQKIPKVTFSPGKTGSFDVTLKGEEGSSSSLNGEKVSTFQNGSKEDKAKFVKLKLPKIEFSSPYSKIGSGEEDLEMSAKLVKDSSGTDGETKRKKVKSGKMSFPGFKKKTSKGEEETQDSVVSSSARTEMLDQDSSESTTAMVSIGIVPGKSRGQAEAESNKKELEGKQSTWFKAPKFNLKPNSTGILLITPEGSPQGSRSSLQCQGVDETAGTFRLQMPSTGFSTQEVSEENVTTTKEGTVTVVTKTTKNTVTESRTGQTHTSLSHCNH, encoded by the exons ATGGATTCTTCAACAGACGCCCAAGCAGTG GAGGAGGCTGCATCTGAGGTGGTGGAGGTTGTGCTGGAGacagaggctgaggctggagccaGCGGCTACAGTGTCACAGGTGGTGGGGAGCGAGGCCTCTTCATTAAGGACGTCCTTAAAGACTCCACTGCAGCAAAGCATCTAAGCCTCCAGCAAG GAGATCAGTTGCTCAGTGCAAGAGTCTACTTTGACAATGTGAAGTATGAGGATGCCCTGAAGATCTTGCAGTGTGCAGAGCCTTATAAAGTCTCCTTTTTCCTGAAGAGGACCATCACCGGCGCTGATGTCACCATGCACCCTGGCACCACCAGCTTGGAACTGAAAGGACCCAAAACCAAGATGCAGAAAATG AGTGTCAAGAGCATCAAACCTTTCAAAGCAAAGAAAAAGAAGGGAGGACGTTTTGGATTGAAAAGGCTGAAGGAAAACAAGAAAGGGAGCACTGGAGCAGAGTTAGAGATGGATGGATCCCCTTCCAAGGTGGAGCTCAACCCCATTGACGTGGAGTTTGCCTTCCCCAAGTTCAAGCTGGGGAAGGATGGGAAGGCAGAGGGAGCTGAGCAGCATGGAGGAGTGGGCGCCACTGGCAGGAAGAAGAGGACGATAACGTGTTCCAGGATGAACGCAAATGGTGCTGAGGTGGCTACAGGAGAAGTTGACATAACAGAACCAGCGGGACAGGCTGACGTCTCCCTGCCAGTCGTGCCTGGAGCTAAGGTCAAAGTCAAAGGAAAGGGCCACAGGTTCGGAATTCATTTCCCTAAAACAAAAAAGACTAAATCGGACACTGCCTTGTCTGGAGGGTCCCTGGACCTGAAACCTCCTGGTGTCAAGTTCACACCACCCTCAGTGGAATTCAGTTTGCCATCTGGAAACAAGGACGTTGACCTACAGAAACGAGAAGTGAAAGTCAAGGAGGGGTCAAAATTGATGCACAGAGAGGTAGAGCTTTCACTAGGACTCCCCTCCGCCTGTCACTCTGATGAAATTGATGGTGAGATAAAAGCAAAAGGTTTAGCTGAAGGAGTTGAAGGGTCAACAGCCCTATCTGGCATTAAAATGCCAGTTATTGACATCTCTGCACCCAACATAGATCTGCAGCTGGACACCCGGCGTACAGTGCCAGACGAGATAGAGGGACCCTTTTTTAAAGGGCCAAATATATCCATGCCCAAAACTGACATCGCATTACCAAAGATTGGATCGTCTAACATGGATATTGAAGGTCCAGAAAAGGGTGGAAAAACTTGCCTGCCAATTGTTGACATTTCACTGCCAAAGATGATACCAGCAGAAGCAAACGTTGATGTGGAAGGACACATTGGAAAAGGAGGCAAGTTCAAAACGCCAACTTTCGATGTTTCTCTTCCAAAATTCAAGTCTCCAGAGGAGCATACGAATATAGAGGGGCCTGAAGTCAAAGGGGAGTTCAACATGCCAAAAGTTGACCTCTTACGCCCAAAAGGCAAAGCAGAGGGAGAGGTGGACATTGAAGGATACTTAGGAAAAGGAGGTCAATTTCAGATGCCCACATTTGACATTTCTCTACCAAAAATGAAgtcatcagagagagaaaggaatgtAGAAGGACCTGAAGTGAAGGGTGGCAAAATGAAAATGCCCTGTATTGACATATCTCTCCCTGAAGGAAAAACAGAGGGGAATATTAACATTGAGGGACATTCTGGAAAAGGAGGCAAGTTCAAAATGCCCTCATGTGACATTTCCCCTCCTAAAATGAAGGGTGATGCCAGTTTAGAGGGACCAGAATTGAAAGGGGGAAAGTTTGAAATGCCCCCACTTGATATTTCCCTTGCCAAAGGAAAAACAGAGGGTGAAGTCAACATTGATGCAAATGTAGGAAAAGAAGGAAAGTTCTCTCTTCCAAAAATAAGGTTACCAAAGGGTGACATGAAAATAGAAGGATCTGATGTGAAAGGCATCACATTTCATATGCCCACTGTAGATTGTTCACTTCCAACAGGAACAACAGAAGGTGACATGAGCGTCGAAGGAGATGCATCTAAAGGAGGAAAGTCTCACAAGCCTTCATTTGATATTTCTGCTCCAAGAGTAAAGTTACCAGAGGGTAAAGCCAAAGTAGAAGGACCTGAAATTAAAGGTGGAAAGGTTGAGATGCCAAAAATGGATGTTTCCCTTCCAAAAGGCAACACAGCAGGAGAAGTTAACATTGAAGGCCATGTCAGTAAAGGGGGCAAGTTTAAGATGCCCACATTCGGCATTTCTTTCCCGAAATTGAAGTCACCAGAGGGTAAGGTCAACACAGAGGGACCTGAAGTCAAAGGAGGGAAGTTTAAAATGCCTACAATTGGCATTTCACTACCAAAAGGAAAATCGGAAGGTGACATCAATGTTGAAGGAGGTTCTGAAGCAGGAGGCAAATTTCATATGCCCACATGTGACATTTCTCTTCCAGAAATGAAGTCACCCGATGCAGATACCAGTTTAGAAGGACCAGAAGTCAAAGGAGGGAAGTGTCACATGCCAACAATTGACCTTTCCCTTCCCAAGGGAAAGGGAGCAATTGACACTGAAGGACATTCTGGAAAAGGAGGCAAGTTCCAAATGCCAGCATTCGATATATCACTTCCAAAAATGAAGACACCAGATGGTGAAGTCAGCCTAGAAGTCCCTGAAGTCAAAGGGGTGAACATTAATATGCCAACGATGAACATTTCTCTTCCAAAAGGAAAAATGGAAGGTGAAGCTAAGGGACATGCAAGCAAAGGGGGAAAACTTCACATGCCCTCAATTGACATTTCCCTTCCAAAAATGAAGTTGCCTGAAGGTGAAGTCAAAGTAGAAGGCCCCGAAGCCAAAGGTGGAAACATTGAAATGCCATCGACTGATATTTCACTTCCCAAAGGAAAGATGGAGGGGGGAATTGACATTGAAGGACATTCTGGAAAAGGAGGAAGATTTCATATGCCTACATTTGATGTTTCCCTTCCAAAAATGAAGTCACTAGAACCAGATGTCAGTTTAGCAGGACCGGACGCTAAAGGAGGGAAGTTTCATATGCCAACAATGGACTTTTCCCTTCCCAAGGAAAAGGGTGAGAttgacactcaaggacattctggAAAAGGAGGCAAGTTCCAAATGCCAGCATTGGATATATCACATCCAAAAATGAAGACACCAGAAGGAGAAGTCAGCCTAGAAGGCCCTGATGTGAAAGGTGGAAAGTTTAAAATGCCAAAGATTGATATTTCACTTCCAAAAGGAAAAACAGAAGGGGGAATCGACATTGAAGGACATTTGGGGGGAAAAGGAAAGTTTCACATGCCCACATGCGACATGTCTTTGCCAAAAATGAAGTCAAATGATGGTGACATGAAATTAGAGGGGCCAGAAGTGAAAGGTAGTAAAATACATATGCCTAAAATTGACAATTCTCTTCCAAAGGGGAAGGCAGAATGTGATATTCAGGTTGACGGGCATGGTGGTAAAGGCGGAAAGTTCCAGATGCCCTCAATTGACATTTCTCTTCCAAAAATGAAGTTGCTCGAGGGTGAAGTCAAAGTAGAAGGCCCTGAAGCCAAAGATGGAAAGTTTGAAATTCCAACAATTGATATTTCACTCCAAAAGGGAAAAGCAGAGGGAGAAATTGACATGGAAGGACATTCTGGAAAAGGAGGAAAGTTTCATATGCCAAAGTTTGATGTATCGCTACCAAAAATGAAGCTCCCAGAGGGTGACATCAAACTAGATGGACCAGAAGGGAAAGGCAACAAAATACAGTTACCTAACATTGACATTTCTCTTCCTAAAGGGAAAACTGAAGGAGATATTGAGGTTGAGGGGCATGGTGGCAAAGGGGGCAAGTTTCACATGCCCTCAATTGACATTTCCCTTCCAAAAATGAAGTTGCCTGAAGGTGAAGTCAAAGTAGAAGGCCCCGAAGCCAAAGGTGGAAACATTGAAATGCCACCGATTGATATTTCACTTCCCAAAGGAAAGATGGAGGGGGGAATTGATATTGAAGTTCATTCTGGAAAAGGAGGAAGATTTCATATGCCTACAGTTGACGTTTCCCTTCCAAAAATGAAGTCACTAGAACCAGATGTCAGTTTAGAAGGACCGGACGTCAAAGGAGGGAAGTTTGAAATGCCAAAGATTGATATTTTACTTCCAAAAGGAAAAACAGAGGGAGAAACTGACATTGAAGAACATTCTGGAAGTGGAGGAAAGTTTCATATGACCTCATTTGATGTGTCACTACCAAAGATGAAGCACCCAGTGGGTGATGTCAAAGAAGGCCTTGAAGTCAAAGGGGGGAAGTTTAAAATGCCCAAAATTGAAGCAGAGGTTAGGAGTGGAGTCAAGTTACCAACTGTTAAACTGCCAACAGTAGACGTATCTGCACCAAAGGTTGACTTAGACTCTGGGCTGTCAAAATCTGAAGGAGATGATAGGGAAGAGACGGAGCTACAAAAAGCAGAGGGTGAAAGGCCATCCTCTGGGTCAAGTTCTGACATGCCAGATATCTCTCTCAAAATGCCAAGATTTTCTCTCCCTAAATTTGGTGGAAAGTCTAGTGGAGATGTAAACCTAGAAGGATATGGCACAGAGGATGATATTGATATTAGCCCCCCACGAACGGATGGTGAGGGCAGACCAGCATCAGCAGAAATACGCGGAGAGGGAAAAATAGAAGGTAAACTAAAGAAGCCCAAAATGAAAATGCCAATGTTTGGAATATCTAAGAAAGATGTATCAATAGCCAGCCCTGATGTGGAAATCAAGACACAAAAAGGGAAAGTGGACATTCCAAAGCCAGGAATCAGTGTAGAACATCCAGAGGACAAAGcaaatagaaaatatagactAAAATTCCCAAAGTTTAAGAAGTCATCTCCTAAAGGTAAACTACCAGAGGGAGAAATAGATGTCTCAATGGATAGTGGAATGGAAGGGAAAGGTGGCATTCATGCACCCGATGATACAAACAAAATGCCAAAGTTCTCCATGCCAGGGTTTGGCTCACAGGAGATAGACTTTGACAGTAGTGGACCCAATGCTGAACTAGATGTCACAGGAAAGGTAAAAATACCATCAGTGGAGATATCCCTGCCAGCTGCCAAGAAATCTGAGCAAGAAGTGTTACTCCCAAAGGCTGAGGTGGATGTGTCTGAGGCTGACATCAGAGGTTATGAAGGAAACCTGAAAATCCCTGAAATGCCAACTATTGATGTATCAGCACCCCAAATTGACCTTGATGTAACTCTGCCTAAAATCAAGCATGAAACAAAAATTGAGGGGGGTGGAGGCAAATTTAAGATGCCAAACATCAAAATGCCTGATATAGATTTATCACTTCCTAAAGAAAAAACTGGGAACATTGATGCATCCAAGGTTGAAATTGAGGGAAGGGGTGGAAAATTCAAGATGCCTGTCATTAAAATGCCAAAGGTTGACATATCACTTCCAATAGGAAGACATAGAGCAATGGATGTATCCACAGTGGAAATTGAAGGAGAAGGTGTAAAATTCAAGATGCCACATATGGAAATGCCAAATGTTGATATATCACTTACCAAAGGAAAAAGTGGAGGGATTGAAGGGCCAGAGATGGAAATTGAAGGAGGGGGCGGAAATGTCAAAATGCCACATATGAAAATGCCTGTGGTAGACTTATCACTTCCAAAGGGAAAGTATGGAGACATAAGTGCACCAGAAATGGAAATGGAAGGAGGAGGAAAATTGAAGATGCCACATATGAAAATACCAACGGTCGACTTATCACTTCCGAAGGGAAAGTCTGGAGACAAAAGTGCACCAGAAATTGAaatggaaggaggaagaggaacatTCAAGATGCCACATATAAAAATGCCAAATATTGATGTATCACTTCCCAAGGGAAAAAGTGGAGAGATTGAAGGACCAGAGGTGGAAATTGAAGGAGAGGGTGGAAAATCCAAGATGCCACATATGAAAATGCCAAATGTTGATATATCAATTCCAAAAGGAAAAAGTGGAGAGGTTAAAGGACCAGAGGTGGAAATGGATGGAGATGGTGGAAAATTCAAGATGCCACATATGAAAATGCCAAATGTTGATATATCACTTTCAAGAGGAGAAACTGGAGAGATTGAAGCACCAGAGATGGAAATTCAGTCAGAGGGAGGAAAGTTCAAATTGCCAAAGGTAGATATATCACTTCCGAAAGGAAAGTATGGAGAAATTAGAGCACCAGAAATGGAAGTCAAAGGAGGAAATTTCAAGATGCCACATATGAAAATGCCAAATATTGCCATATCACTTCCAAAAGGAAAAAGTGGAGATGTTAATGCACCTGAATTGGAAATGGATGGTGAGGGTGGAAGATATAAGATGCCAGAAATCAAACTGTCAAATATAGATATTACAATGCCAAAGGGAAATTCTGGTGACATTGATGCTGAAATCAAACAGCCCAACGCTGAGGCAGAAGGAAAGATAAAAATGCCTTTGATTGGTTTACCAAAGTTTACAACTCCCGACCTTGATTTGGACATGAATGTTGGAAACCCCAACCATGGAGCTGAGGTTCATGGGAAAAGTTCAGACAAAACTGGTTCACATTCTGAGGGAGACCATAAGACGAAAATCAAAATGCCAACAATAGACATAGAGTGCCCAAAAGGAGATCTGGAGCTGGATATAGGCTTCCATAAAGCTGAGGGAAAGAAGGACAGAAAAATAATAGAGTTGCCTGACTTAGACCTTAAAACTTCTGGTACCAAAGGTAAGGGGCCAAAAGTCAAAAGCACCAAATTCAAAATTGGATTGCCAAAAATGAAGAACACTGGAGATCAATCATTAGATGCAACCACAAAGAAGACTGGAAAAGAGAATGAAGGGGCCAGTGGTAGATTTATGATTAAGAAGACAAAGCATGGCAAAGGTGCAGATGTGGCGGCAGATGCGAAGGCAGTTGGTTCTGTGTTGCCAAACATCTCCCTCCCAGATGTGGGCTTCTCAGTATCCAAAGGAGCCAGCCAAGAGGATGAAGGTCATGGTCCAGAGATGAGTGCTAAATTGCCAAAATTCAAACTCCCTAATGTGGAGATCTCAGGTCCTTCAATGACTGGCCAAGGAGTAGCACAAATCAACAGCGGACAACAAGAAAACAAAGATGGTATCAAGTTTCAAATGCCAAAGGTTACTCTACCGTCTGGGGGGCTGAAGAGCAAACAAGGCTCTGCCGAGCCCATTGGCACAGATGCCGGCACAGAGAATGGATTCACATTACCTAATCTTGGAATCAAAGTCCTCAAAATACCAGATATAGACTTTGATATTGGAGCATCTCAAGCTGAGGACCACGGGGCAGATACAAGTACAAGACAAAAAATCAAAATACCCAAGTTCGGGGTGGCTTTACCTGCTATGTCTTCACCTGAAGCTAGAGTACATTTGAAGGACCCAGAGGTTGAGTATGAAGGACCTAAAATGCCCAAAGTTAAAAAAGCTGTATTTGTTTTGGTGAATCCCCAAACAGACCACTCCACTATGTCCACTATGTGTGAAGCAAGTGTCGAGTCTGGAGAGGCTAAAATCAGAATGCCAAAGATCAAAATGAAGCCATCGTTTGGAAAGTCAGGATCCAAGGAAAAGAGTGTTGCTTTGAGCATTGAAGGAGACGTGGATAGAGATGACAAGTCAAAGGGAGCAAAGCAAAAGATTCCCAAAGTCACCTTCTCTCCAGGCAAAACAGGTTCATTTGATGTAACCCTAAAAGGTGAGGAGGGGTCTAGTTCCAGCCTCAATGGTGAGAAGGTTTCAACATTCCAGAACGGATCCAAGGAGGATAAAGCTAAGTTTGTGAAGCTCAAGCTTCCAAAGATAGAGTTCTCCTCGCCATACTCAAAAATAGGCAGTGGAGAAGAGGACCTTGAAATGAGTGCTAAGCTTGTCAAGGATTCCTCAGGAACTGACGGAGAAACCAAGAGGAAGAAAGTGAAATCAGGCAAAATGTCCTTCCCGGGATTTAAGAAGAAGACAtcaaaaggagaggaggaaactcaAGACAGTGTGGTGTCCTCATCCGCCAGGACGGAAATGCTAGATCAGGATAGTTCAGAATCAACAACGGCCATGGTCTCCATTGGCATTGTTCCAGGGAAGTCTAGGGGGCAGGCAGAGGCTGAGAGCAACAAGAAGGAGCTGGAAGGAAAGCAGTCAACCTGGTTCAAGGCCCCAAAATTCAACCTGAAACCCAACTCAACAGGAATTCTCCTCATTACACCAGAAGGTTCTCCCCAGGGCAGCAGATCCTCGCTCCAATGCCAGGGTGTAGATGAAACTGCAGGTACCTTCCGGCTCCAGATGCCAAGCACGGGGTTCTCCACGCAGGAGGTGTCTGAGGAGAATGTTACCACAACAAAGGAGGGAACCGTAACTGTGGTAACAAAGACGACAAAAAATACGGTAACCGAGTCCAGAACTGGTCAAACCCACACATCGCTATCCCATTGTAATCACTGA
- the prx gene encoding periaxin isoform X2, giving the protein MDSSTDAQAVEEAASEVVEVVLETEAEAGASGYSVTGGGERGLFIKDVLKDSTAAKHLSLQQGDQLLSARVYFDNVKYEDALKILQCAEPYKVSFFLKRTITGADVTMHPGTTSLELKGPKTKMQKMVRL; this is encoded by the exons ATGGATTCTTCAACAGACGCCCAAGCAGTG GAGGAGGCTGCATCTGAGGTGGTGGAGGTTGTGCTGGAGacagaggctgaggctggagccaGCGGCTACAGTGTCACAGGTGGTGGGGAGCGAGGCCTCTTCATTAAGGACGTCCTTAAAGACTCCACTGCAGCAAAGCATCTAAGCCTCCAGCAAG GAGATCAGTTGCTCAGTGCAAGAGTCTACTTTGACAATGTGAAGTATGAGGATGCCCTGAAGATCTTGCAGTGTGCAGAGCCTTATAAAGTCTCCTTTTTCCTGAAGAGGACCATCACCGGCGCTGATGTCACCATGCACCCTGGCACCACCAGCTTGGAACTGAAAGGACCCAAAACCAAGATGCAGAAAATGGTACGGCTATGA